A part of Candida albicans SC5314 chromosome 2, complete sequence genomic DNA contains:
- a CDS encoding uncharacterized protein (Ortholog of C. dubliniensis CD36 : Cd36_16630, C. parapsilosis CDC317 : CPAR2_210300, Candida tenuis NRRL Y-1498 : CANTEDRAFT_116870 and Debaryomyces hansenii CBS767 : DEHA2B04334g), with the protein MTTTSRLRKFDKSLIQESTSTETADNTELIDIDDQTNLIDQLTITNQINYAKSMKYLIYLYILQIVLVLSLSITQTKRSNNSINNSNANKKTHVDHRLQYILLILSICLNIINVKFGTITTTTTNNNNINNIISQGSSINLNKWMKWINRLITLQLLYHGYSMIIVSLTTNIIDQYRGILFMILPGFNIFMPWLFFYWYKHMDKSVQQLNELKYEYKNV; encoded by the coding sequence ATGACTACTACTTCAAGACTACggaaatttgataaatcattaatacAGGAATCAACGTCGACTGAAACTGCCGATAACAcagaattgattgatattgatgatcaaaccaatttaattgatcaattgacaataactaatcaaatcaattatgcaaaatcaatgaaatatcttatttatttatatattttacaaattgttttggttttatcattatcaataactCAAACAAAACgatcaaataattcaatcaacaacagtaacgcaaacaaaaaaaccCATGTTGATCATCGCTTacaatatattttattgattcttctgatttgtttaaatatcatcaatgtAAAATTTGgcaccatcaccaccaccaccaccaacaacaacaacattaacAATATAATTAGTCAAGGATCActgataaatttaaataaatggATGAAATGGATCAATAGATTAATCAcattacaattattatatcaTGGATATCTGATGATAATTGTGTCATTGACAactaatattattgatcaATATCGTGGGATATTATTTATGATATTACCTGgatttaatattttcatgccatggttatttttttattggtaTAAACATATGGATAAACTggttcaacaattgaatgaattgaaatatgaATATAAAAATGTCTAA
- the MSB2 gene encoding Msb2p (Mucin family adhesin-like protein; cell wall damage sensor; required for Cek1 phosphorylation by cell wall stress; Rim101-repressed; activation releases extracellular domain into medium; Spider biofilm induced), producing the protein MLANVKLNLVTALYVLSYVSVVNAYQQENEITPADNIDKRAGAIGNFFRDFTNSIFGNDNSEVNQPSTNGATSTGHFFGPSIPSTSTHQQTPGETSNNVNTKSSSQNQSPSTSPTSTVAAAAATSSSPVASTRPASTSEQKQQEETTARQSTSPATTATTSNTPPSPSTSKETPTSNTAQTSSANNNQQSSNTAAPSTSVIQPSTSEVHVQSQQTSTTPNTPTSSPNTPTTSEAAPTTSAAPTTSEAPVTPSTSEVVPNTPTTSKAPNTPTTSEAPVTPSTSEVVPNTPTTSKAPNTPTTSEAPATPTTSEAPNTPTTSEAPVTPTTSEVVPTTSTQGDAVSTSSTSVTEQTTLTSSTQLPPTTASTTQTSTPEASDSPKPSSTSIETPSTSTFEQDPTTTSSVGTPSSEQPQPTTTSESAVTSNSPTQESTSLVEPTTSSLESSNTPTPNPSTSEAQPSTSASQAPPDTTSSAPAPELSSSNADFSNSVLHSSETTSLVNPTDSQIDSSSTTDAVSQATTEPTSENTPTAASSVTANDINSAQSSAPTSNADAETASSPVSEQSLATGSQTSLDTTAGASSTASEATAENLSTFGTDGSSDASQTIAETTSNSPDQSVVTPSASASPDVSTLPTGSESGTSLVSGSETSIDTNTVASGSTVIPESSNIPTQSPSQSVVSSDAAASNVSTGSATTDSLAGSETGVQPISSSATGTSEPVFSSEYNSSEGTTSLVVPTNSELSSTVTGSSETAATAINSESVLTGSSDTAATVTGSESILTGNTETSATAIASESTLTGSTTGATDSAATTIASESVLTGTSDASATVIPSESALTGSTTTPIASESVLTGTTSADVSGATTIGSESIFTGTTESTGTPLPTASGTESLDTTVATGTSVSEQSGVETALSTQPTTGTEATVTSGVSQSEQTGTSAVTGVTESSEQIQSGATTPATTTASDATAVTNASEASAESQATTTAASEATTGSQVTTAASEAATESQATTAASEAATESQATTAASEAATESQATTPASEPATGSQVTSEVTPATVPSSVTAADTAATSIITSPPASAEPSSEVTAVAPSAATTSSTKNWLPSSLVIAETPSSNASKSTESIVQASATGASTSGLPRAITPETTTTPGFDYQVITVGFKSALNYPFVVENSISSAQIFQYLPRVLKYPFNGDKSLQNVSVRRLIPYTASNIDYTITVAEVYFPKDSVKALGSFITTPGSAIYRNPDSVLQALASLIDSRIPLTGLVTDDQQVSGSSSDSNPSTNSYGSMDIVSNTKVADKGRIAGITIGAAAGCGLYMTLMVLLFRKFRKSNKALELPITDSESNLGFSDEDSSMLESSSGFSAIFSRINHGGVLTGDPNGGGDDMMMMNNNNNNLRPNNISEPVQASNSLGWYH; encoded by the coding sequence ATGTTGGCCAACGTTAAATTGAACCTTGTTACGGCACTTTATGTTTTGTCATATGTCTCAGTTGTTAATGCCtatcaacaagaaaatgaaataacaCCAGCAGATAATATTGACAAAAGAGCTGGTGCTATTGGTAATTTTTTCAGAGATTTCACCAATAGTATTTTTGGAAACGATAATCTGGAAGTCAACCAACCATCAACAAATGGTGCTACCAGTACTGGACACTTTTTCGGTCCATCAATACCTTCTACTTCTACTCACCAACAGACACCGGGTGAAACATCAAACAATGTTAACACAAAATCATCTTCTCAGAATCAATCACCTTCCACATCTCCCACTTCTactgttgctgctgctgctgcaaCTTCTTCAAGTCCTGTTGCTAGTACTCGTCCTGCTTCAACTTCTGAACAAAAGCAACAAGAAGAGACTACAGCTAGACAATCAACTTCACCAGCTACAACAGCTACTACTTCCAATACTCCTCCTTCTCCTTCCACCTCCAAGGAAACCCCAACCTCAAACACTGCTCAGACTAGTTCtgccaacaacaatcaacaatcatCAAATACAGCAGCTCCATCTACTAGTGTTATCCAACCAAGTACATCAGAAGTTCATGTTCAATCACAACAAACTTCTACAACACCAAACACTCCAACTAGTTCACCAAATACTCCAACCACTTCAGAAGCAGCACCAACTACTTCAGCAGCACCAACCACATCAGAGGCTCCAGTTACTCCAAGTACTTCAGAAGTAGTACCAAATACACCAACCACTTCAAAAGCACCAAATACACCAACCACATCAGAGGCTCCAGTTACTCCAAGTACTTCAGAAGTAGTACCAAATACACCAACCACTTCAAAAGCACCAAATACACCAACCACCTCAGAAGCACCAGCTACACCAACCACTTCAGAAGCACCAAACACTCCAACCACCTCAGAGGCTCCGGTTACTCCAACCACCTCAGAAGTAGTACCAACCACTTCAACTCAAGGAGATGCTGTATCAACTTCATCAACTAGTGTTACCGAACAGACAACTTTAACTTCATCTACTCAATTACCTCCAACTACTGCTCTGACTACACAGACTAGTACTCCAGAGGCTTCCGATTCTCCTAAACCAAGTTCAACTTCTATTGAAACAccatcaacttcaacttttGAACAAGATCCAACTACTACTTCCAGTGTTGGTACCCCTTCATCGGAGCAACCTCAACCAACTACTACTTCTGAACTGGCTGTAACATCCAATTCTCCAACTCAAGAATCAACTTCTTTGGTTGAACCAACAACTAGTTCTTTGGAAAGTTCCAACACTCCAACACCAAACCCTTCCACTTCTGAAGCCCAACCATCAACTAGTGCAAGTCAAGCTCCACCAGATACCACTTCTAGTGCACCAGCACCAGAACTTTCTTCAAGTAATGCAGATTTCTCCAATCTGGTATTGCATAGTTCCGAAACCACTTCATTAGTGAACCCTACCGATTCCCAAATTGATAGCTCTTCCACTACTGATGCCGTTTCGCAAGCTACTACTGAACCGACTTCTGAAAACACACCTACTGCTGCTTCTTCTGTAACTGCCAATGACATTAATTCAGCCCAATCTTCAGCTCCAACTTCTAATGCTGACGCCGAAACTGCTTCATCTCCAGTTTCTGAACAAAGTTTAGCCACTGGAAGTCAAACCAGTCTTGATACTACTGCTGGCGCTAGTTCAACTGCCAGTGAAGCAACTGCTGAGAATTTGTCTACTTTTGGTACTGATGGCTCTTCAGATGCTTCTCAAACCATTGCCGAAACCACCAGCAATTCTCCTGATCAATCAGTGGTTACACCATCAGCTAGTGCTTCTCCAGATGTATCTACACTCCCAACTGGATCTGAAAGTGGTACAAGCCTTGTTTCTGGATCTGAAACCAGTATTGATACCAATACAGTTGCTTCAGGATCTACTGTTATTCCAGAAAGCAGTAATATTCCCACCCAATCACCATCACAATCTGTAGTATCATCAGATGCTGCTGCTTCTAACGTCTCAACAGGTTCAGCAACCACTGATTCTCTTGCTGGAAGTGAAACCGGAGTACAACCAATATCATCAAGTGCTACAGGTACTAGTGAACCAGTATTTTCAAGTGAGTATAATTCAAGTGAAGGTACCACTAGTTTGGTGGTTCCTACCAATTCTGAACTTAGCTCAACTGTTACTGGTAGTTCTGAAACTGCTGCTACTGCTATTAATTCTGAATCGGTCTTAACTGGTAGTTCTGATACTGCTGCTACAGTTACTGGTAGTGAATCAATTTTGACTGGTAATACTGAAACAAGTGCTACTGCTATTGCAAGTGAATCTACTTTAACTGGATCCACTACTGGTGCTACTGACTCCGCTGCAACTACTATTGCAAGTGAATCTGTGTTGACTGGTACTTCTGATGCTAGTGCTACCGTTATTCCTAGTGAATCTGCGTTGACTGGATCTACCACCACTCCAATTGCCAGTGAATCCGTTTTGACCGGAACCACTTCAGCTGATGTATCTGGTGCCACTACGATTGGCAgtgaatcaatttttacTGGTACTACTGAATCAACAGGTACACCTCTTCCAACTGCCAGTGGCACAGAATCATTAGATACTACTGTTGCAACTGGTACGTCTGTGTCTGAACAAAGTGGAGTTGAAACTGCATTGTCTACACAACCAACAACAGGTACTGAAGCTACAGTTACAAGTGGTGTTTCTCAAAGTGAACAAACCGGAACTTCAGCTGTCACTGGTGTTACAGAATCATCTGAACAAATCCAAAGTGGTGCTACTACTcctgctactactactgcaAGTGACGCAACAGCTGTTACCAATGCTAGTGAAGCTTCAGCAGAATCTCAAGCTACAACTACAGCTGCTAGTGAAGCTACTACTGGCTCACAAGTCACAACTGCTGCTAGTGAAGCTGCCACAGAATCACAAGCCACAACAGCTGCTAGCGAGGCTGCCACAGAATCACAAGCCACAACAGCTGCTAGCGAGGCTGCCACAGAATCACAAGCTACTACACCTGCTAGTGAACCTGCTACTGGTTCTCAAGTTACAAGTGAAGTTACCCCTGCTACAGTTCCTTCATCGGTTACTGCTGCAGACACTGCTGCCACTTCAATAATTACATCTCCACCAGCATCAGCTGAGCCATCAAGTGAAGTTACCGCAGTTGCTCCTTCAGCAGCAACCACATCAAGTACTAAGAATTGGTTGCCATCACTGTTGGTTATTGCTGAGACACCATCGAGTAATGCAAGCAAAAGTACCGAATCTATCGTTCAAGCTTCTGCCACAGGTGCATCTACTTCAGGTTTACCAAGAGCTATTACTCCAgaaactactactactccAGGTTTTGATTATCAAGTTATTACTGTTGGTTTCAAATCAGCATTGAACTATCCATTTGTCGTTGAGAATTCGATTTCATCAGCACAAATTTTCCAATACTTGCCAAGAGTTTTGAAATATCCATTCAATGGTGATAAATCGTTGCAAAATGTTTCTGTACGTCGTTTAATTCCTTACACTGCATCAAATATTGACTATACTATTACTGTTGCTGAAGTTTATTTCCCTAAGGATAGTGTGAAAGCTTTAGGTAGTTTTATAACTACTCCTGGGTCAGCTATCTATAGAAATCCTGACAGTGTTTTACAAGCATTGGcttcattgattgataGTAGAATTCCATTGACTGGATTAGTTACTGATGATCAACAAGTTTCTGGTTCTTCATCTGATAGTAATCCATCTACTAATTCTTATGGTTCAATGGATATAGTTTCCAATACAAAAGTTGCCGATAAAGGAAGAATTGCTGGTATAACCATTGGTGCAGCAGCAGGATGTGGATTATACATGACATTGatggtgttgttgtttagaAAGTTTAGAAAGAGTAATAAGGCATTAGAATTACCAATTACTGATTCTGAATCCAATTTGGGATTCAGTGATGAAGATTCATCAATGTTAGAATCTTCGTCTGGATTTTCTGctattttttcaagaattaatCACGGTGGAGTATTGACTGGCGATCCTAATGGAGGAGGAGACgatatgatgatgatgaataacaacaacaacaatcttAGACCAAATAACATTTCTGAACCTGTTCAAGCATCCAATTCATTGGGTTGGTATCATTAG
- a CDS encoding uncharacterized protein (Predicted ORF in retrotransposon Tca16 with similarity to the Gag-Pol region of retrotransposons; added to Assembly 21 based on comparative genome analysis; overlaps orf19.1490.2, which is annotated as blocked reading frame), which produces MFTNRVHLFPISSDFYQSIFKSLNVRSRLTVAMHQQANRRVENRNKLIETYLRLYIIENSQWPTLLPIAEFVLNSQPSTSLDHKSSSEVDLGYVP; this is translated from the coding sequence ATGTTTACAAACAGAGTTCATTTATTTCCCATTTCAAGCGATTTTTATCAATCGATTTTTAAGAGCCTCAATGTACGCTCCCGGCTTACCGTAGCAATGCACCAGCAGGCAAATAGACGCGTGGAAAATcgaaataaattgattgagaCTTATTTGCGGTTAtacattattgaaaactcCCAGTGGCCGACTTTACTTCCCATCGCGGAGTTTGTCCTTAATTCCCAACCGCTGACCAGTTTGGACCATAAGAGTTCCTCTGAGGTGGATCTTGGTTATGTTCCTTAG
- a CDS encoding uncharacterized protein (Ortholog(s) have RNA binding activity, role in mRNA splicing, via spliceosome and U1 snRNP, U2-type prespliceosome localization), with the protein MTAGDNSIEYVNPYSLSQTINSDLISILDPNGSTTSIIKPQLNYQIPIFKSIDVSNLIDLNNTKIQTQTNETRINKAKDSSDDHQNNPSSKDYDTSGENIVGGIDDIVEDIKLYVSIDKLKPENFQNQLTTIIINQFPTNLKSNLIEQLLKMLMNLKKFVWSFINHELIDLKLIFIKFDQLKDLKWFLLTYCDHISQLIPNVTIITNDKVNEYLNNNKDSSLAKVEPSKITDNLKAKINLIINNPINYTKGKKNSGTEDLDQVLDSYSNYKVDNNDLIDIPNNMKENIIKDIIRFRSRMLLIEKEQRKKEIEMERIKTKNKLKELFEGIKENSTDSTTRKATNKAAVGVTISPKVSHRDEYEDMNDKEYEEFIAVEERNKLNDQYNKKLKSFQNNQHAEYMKLTNKLKSLQNYESDLIDNKLKYIDNLKNYQTNGLAHLYTHNYSDYLRMRSQKRSLEETKDAEDVKQELEEIKKNGGQVASTNTNTNTKPSTYSSGVSELATTSVETPKSTTTTTTTNDTTDEPVAKKSKLAKEIIIIDLPPTVKQSLQEKIVELVENSLGIKDEFLIQVINENLEASNLDNKQELIDELVQVLDEDAESLVNELWDYIETMV; encoded by the coding sequence ATGACTGCTGGTGATAACAGTATAGAATATGTCAATCCTTATAGTCTTTCTCAAACAATAAACTCAGATCTTATATCTATACTTGATCCTAATGGATCAACCACATCAATTATCAAACcacaattaaattatcaaatcccaattttcaaatccatCGATGTTTCAAatctaattgatttgaataatacTAAAATCCAAACTCAAACAAATGAAACTCGAATTAATAAAGCTAAAGATTCCAGTGATGACCACCAAAACAATCCCCTGTCAAAAGATTATGACACTAGCGGGGAGAACATTGTTGGAggaattgatgatattgttgaagatATTAAATTATATGTATCTATAGATAAATTAAAGCcagaaaattttcaaaatcaattaacaacaatcattattaatcaatttcccactaatttgaaatcaaatttaattgaacaattattaaagatgttaatgaatttgaaaaaatttgtgTGGTCGTTTATTAATcatgaattaattgatttaaaactaatatttataaaattcgatcaattaaaagatttaaAATGGTTTTTATTAACTTATTGTGATCATATATCTCAATTGATTCCTAATGTTACCATCATTACTAATGATAAAGTCaatgaatatttaaataataacaaagaTAGCTCATTAGCGAAAGTTGAACCAAGTAAAATCACTGATAATTTGAAGGctaaaataaatttaataattaataatccAATAAATTATACCAAGGGTAAAAAGAATTCTGGGACTGAAGATTTAGATCAAGTTTTAGATTCTTATAGTAATTATAAAGtggataataatgatttaattgatattccTAATAATATGAAAGAGAATATTATTAAAGATATAATAAGATTCCGTTCAAGAATgttattgattgaaaagGAACAAcgaaagaaagaaattgaaatggaaagaattaaaacaaagaataaattaaaagaattatttgaagGTATTAAAGAGAATTCAACGGATTCTACTACAAGAAAAGCAACAAATAAAGCTGCTGTAGGAGTTACTATTTCCCCTAAAGTATCACATCGAGATGAATATGAAGATATGAATGACAAAGAATATGAAGAATTTATTGCTGTTGAAGAACgtaataaattgaatgatcaatataataagaaattgaaatcgtttcaaaataatcaacatGCAGAATATATGAAATTGacaaataaattgaaatctttaCAAAATTATGAAtctgatttaattgataataaattgaaatatattgataatttgaaaaattatcaaactAATGGATTAGCTCATTTATATACTCATAATTATAGTGATTATTTAAGAATGAGATCACAAAAGAGATCATTGgaagaaacaaaagatGCTGAAGATGTGAAACAAGAACTTGAAGAGATTAAAAAGAATGGTGGACAAGTTGCAAGTACaaacaccaacaccaacacaAAGCCATCCACTTATTCTTCTGGTGTATCAGAATTAGCCACAACAAGTGTTGAAACTcctaaatcaacaacaacaacaacaacaactaacGACACTACTGATGAACCAGTGgctaaaaaatcaaaacttgcaaaagaaatcattatcattgaCTTACCACCAACGGTTAAACAATCATTACAAGagaaaattgttgaattggttgaaaATTCTCTTGGTATAAAAGATGAATTTTTGATTCAAGTGATTAATGAAAATCTTGAAGCTTCCAATcttgataataaacaagaattaattgatgaattggtACAAGTATTAGATGAAGATGCAGAAAGTTTGGTCAATGAATTATGGGATTATATAGAAACCATGGTGTAA
- the PRP39 gene encoding Prp39p (Putative component of the U1 snRNP; involved in splicing; Hap43-induced gene; Spider biofilm induced), which produces MAVENYPNSISLWTQYLSSILIHDKDKTDTELFRNAYKQALIHNGYDFNSHPIWDMAIEFETNQSKQSKELLELYLRIIKIPLYQYAQYYNQFSEINKQFEIQQIITSSDQLNQYVNEFGKNHLDDLSLLEKHQIIDDFTASIFSNTQSRVNKNWQFESLLETQEFTLEIGISNNNNNNNNIAKEKPIWINYLHQEIDTYAKKPNNDQFELVCTLFQRCLIPNCYDSEIWLKYLDFINNSSLSKQEKFDKQQEIYINITAKLIPLDNNETRLKYVELLIDYEKNQEANEYLFSWMKLFSGGSKKYYKASYLEITKELFNLWIKLLDDEQFITIAESMINKYFNIHEKQPRKEKDEGTANNNNNNTTPNSESKSKLELTDSLITSVISFLNDESICILTVLYLKQLQHQQSQSQSQLETKQSQTIKIRKFFNKFNHEKCFKTSIQFWNFYFQFELTQNHWKNLKSLINHIKFNTQLPKIIIDSFIEWMYEISNDNLINFLKLNDGRSDETIIMKDLEISNSLYYNKTTIKRHAKKNNYIIINNNNNNNNNNNNNNNNNNSNNSFDKKRNNIGGEEEFLRLTSKQIGHPGIFIDAVPQITNRLMLDGNDIDLAQENLSIPPLPMFKNVEKASQPIKYPSTTTTTITQTR; this is translated from the coding sequence ATGGCAGTTGAAAATTATCCCAATTCCATATCATTATGGACTCAATATTTATCGTCAATATTAATTCATGATAAGGATAAAACTGATACAGAGTTATTTCGAAATGCTTATAAACAAGCATTAATTCATAATGGATATGATTTTAATTCACATCCTATTTGGGATATggcaattgaatttgaaactaATCAACTGAAACAAAgtaaagaattattagaattatatttacgaattattaaaattccATTATATCAGTATGCTCAATATTATAACCAATTTTctgaaattaataaacaatttgaaattcaacaaattataACATCATCagatcaattgaatcaatatgTGAATGAATTTGGGAAAAATCACCttgatgatttatcattacttgaaaaacatcaaataattgatgattttacTGCAAGTATATTTAGTAATACCCAAAGTAGagttaataaaaattggCAATTTGAATCTTTATTAGAAACACAAGAATTTACTTTGGAAATAGGTATttctaacaacaacaacaacaacaacaatattgcTAAGGAGAAACCAATTTGGATTAATTATTTgcaccaagaaattgatacATATGCTAAGAAACCCAATaatgatcaatttgaattggtttGTACTTTATTCCAACGTTGTTTAATTCCCAATTGTTATGATTCAGAAATATGGTTGAAATATCTTGACTTTATTAATAATCTGAGTTTATctaaacaagaaaaatttgataaacaacaagaaatttatataaatattacTGCTAAATTGATTCCATtagataataatgaaaccaGATTGAAATatgttgaattattaattgattatgaaaAGAATCAAGAAGCTAATGAATATTTATTCAGTTGGATGAAATTATTTAGTGGAGGAtctaaaaaatattataaagCATCGTATTTAGAAATAACTAAAGagttatttaatttatggataaaattattagatgaCGAACAATTCATAACCATTGCTGAATCaatgataaacaaatatttcaatattcatgaaaaacaaccaaggaaagaaaaagatgaaGGGACtgctaataataacaacaacaacacaacTCCAAATTCGGAATCAAAACTGAAACTTGAATTGACAGACTCATTAATTACACTGGTGATAAGTTTCCTTAATGATGAATCAATATGTATTCTTACAGTATTAtatttaaaacaattacaacatcaacaactgCAACTGCAACTGCAACTAGAAACCAAACAATCTCAAACCATTAAAATTcgaaaatttttcaataaattcaatcatgaaaaatgttttaaaacttcaattcaattttggaatttttattttcaatttgaattaactCAGAATcattggaaaaatttaaaatcattaattaatcatattaaattcaatactcaattaccaaaaattattattgattcatttattgaatgGATGTATGAAATttctaatgataatttaataaattttttgaaattaaatgatgGTAGATCAGATGAAACTATAATTATGAAAGATTtagaaatttcaaattcattatattataataaaactACAATTAAACGACAtgcaaagaaaaataattatatcatcatcaataataataataataataataataataataataataataataataataataatagcaACAACAGTTTTGATAAGAAACGGAATAATATTGGtggtgaagaagaatttttaCGTTTGACAAGTAAACAAATAGGTCATCCAGgaatatttattgatgCTGTACCACAAATCACAAATCGATTAATGCTTGATGGTAATGATATTGACCTTGCACAAGAGAATTTATCAATACCTCCATTACCTATGTTTAAAAATGTGGAAAAAGCTTCTCAACCGATAAAATACCCTtccactactactactactattactcAAACTCGTTAA